The following are from one region of the Luteimonas sp. MC1572 genome:
- a CDS encoding NAD(P)-dependent oxidoreductase has protein sequence MHTLAGKTLFITGASRGIGLAIALRAARDGANIAIAAKSDVANPRLPGTIHTAAAAVTAAGGQALALKCDIREEDQVRAAVAATVDTFGGIDILVNNASAIWLRGALDTPMKRFDLMQQVNARGSFLCAQACLPYLLEAPNPHILTLAPPPSLDPKWWGPHTGYTLAKMGMSFVTLGLAAEFGPQGVAVNALWPKTIIATDALNMIPGVELANGRSPEIVADAAHAVLVREARGFHGRFLIDEEVLREAGTTGFDSYASDPSQPLLPDLFLD, from the coding sequence ATGCACACCCTCGCCGGAAAAACCCTGTTCATCACTGGCGCCTCGCGCGGCATCGGCCTGGCGATCGCGCTGCGCGCCGCGCGCGACGGCGCCAACATCGCCATCGCCGCCAAGTCCGATGTCGCCAACCCGCGCCTTCCCGGCACCATCCATACCGCCGCGGCTGCGGTCACCGCCGCAGGCGGCCAGGCGCTGGCGCTCAAATGCGACATCCGCGAGGAGGACCAGGTGCGCGCCGCGGTCGCGGCCACGGTCGACACCTTCGGCGGCATCGACATCCTGGTGAACAACGCCAGCGCGATCTGGCTGCGCGGCGCGCTGGATACGCCGATGAAGCGCTTCGACCTGATGCAGCAGGTCAATGCCCGCGGCAGCTTCCTGTGCGCGCAGGCCTGCCTGCCGTACCTGCTCGAGGCGCCAAACCCGCACATCCTGACGCTGGCGCCGCCGCCGTCGCTGGACCCGAAATGGTGGGGTCCGCACACCGGCTACACCCTGGCCAAGATGGGCATGAGTTTCGTCACCCTCGGCCTTGCCGCCGAATTCGGCCCGCAGGGCGTGGCGGTGAATGCCTTGTGGCCGAAGACGATCATCGCCACCGATGCCTTGAACATGATTCCCGGCGTGGAGCTGGCGAATGGCCGCAGCCCGGAAATCGTGGCCGACGCCGCGCACGCGGTGCTGGTGCGCGAGGCGCGTGGCTTCCACGGCCGGTTCCTGATCGACGAGGAGGTGCTGCGCGAGGCGGGCACCACCGGCTTCGACAGCTACGCCTCCGACCCTTCGCAGCCGCTGCTGCCCGACCTGTTCCTGGACTGA
- the thiE gene encoding thiamine phosphate synthase — protein sequence MYRSSALRGLYLITPDDNDTPRLLARVAAVLPGAALLQYRNKGADAPLRHEQAAALLQLCRRVGVPLLVNDDWRLAADIGADGAHLGSGDGAICEARAALGAGAILGASCYGQLARAEAAAAAGASYVAFGAFFPSATKPEAPRADPAVLAAAATLGLPRAAIGGITPDNAQLLVDAGADLLAVICAVFDAADPVSAAQRLRACFQPARSADSGHAPTSPRFQTRTP from the coding sequence GTGTACCGGAGTAGCGCATTGCGAGGCCTCTACCTCATCACACCCGACGACAACGACACGCCGCGACTGCTTGCGCGCGTCGCCGCCGTCCTGCCCGGTGCCGCCCTGCTGCAATACCGCAACAAGGGCGCCGATGCGCCGTTGCGACATGAACAGGCCGCTGCGCTTCTGCAGCTGTGCCGGCGCGTCGGCGTTCCGCTGCTGGTCAACGACGACTGGCGCCTCGCCGCCGACATCGGCGCGGATGGCGCACACCTCGGCAGTGGCGACGGTGCAATCTGCGAGGCGCGCGCCGCGCTTGGGGCAGGCGCCATCCTCGGCGCTTCCTGCTACGGGCAGCTCGCGCGCGCCGAGGCCGCAGCGGCGGCAGGTGCCAGCTACGTCGCCTTCGGCGCATTCTTCCCGTCGGCGACCAAGCCCGAGGCGCCCCGCGCCGACCCCGCAGTGCTGGCGGCCGCCGCCACGCTGGGCCTGCCGCGCGCCGCTATCGGTGGCATCACGCCGGACAATGCGCAGCTGCTGGTCGACGCCGGCGCGGACCTGCTCGCGGTGATCTGCGCGGTGTTCGATGCCGCCGATCCCGTTTCCGCCGCCCAGCGCCTGCGCGCCTGCTTCCAACCCGCGCGCAGCGCCGACAGCGGCCACGCACCCACATCGCCACGTTTCCAGACAAGGACCCCATGA
- a CDS encoding rubredoxin, whose protein sequence is MPDSSSQAHYPMNEVATQTAYRTWMCVVCGFIYDEAIGIPEEGIAAGTRWDDVPDTWTCPDCGVTKDDFEMMVV, encoded by the coding sequence ATGCCGGATTCCTCCAGCCAAGCGCATTATCCGATGAACGAAGTCGCCACGCAGACCGCCTACCGCACCTGGATGTGTGTGGTGTGCGGGTTCATCTATGACGAAGCGATCGGAATCCCCGAAGAAGGCATCGCCGCGGGCACGCGCTGGGACGACGTGCCGGACACCTGGACGTGCCCGGATTGCGGCGTCACCAAGGATGACTTCGAGATGATGGTCGTCTGA
- a CDS encoding serine/threonine protein kinase: MDRRDAIEIQALKADSFGRIALMRGAAGCFVRRDLRHVPAWLRLPAWWLARREARGLLAVAGMDAVPQLLGWDGRMLDRSFMDGAAMYQRPPRGDLAYFRRARRLLQALHRHGVAHNDLAKEANWLVRADGTPAVIDFQLAVRGAPRSRWMRLLAREDLRHLLKHKRTYCPDRITPVERRVLKRTSWLRDAWFASGKPVYRFVTRRLLKWEDNEGQGPKP, from the coding sequence ATGGACCGCCGTGACGCCATCGAGATCCAGGCCCTCAAGGCCGACAGCTTCGGCCGCATCGCATTGATGCGGGGCGCGGCTGGCTGTTTCGTTCGCCGCGACCTGCGCCACGTGCCCGCGTGGCTGCGCCTGCCGGCGTGGTGGCTTGCGCGGCGCGAAGCTCGAGGCCTCCTGGCCGTGGCCGGAATGGATGCGGTGCCGCAGCTGCTGGGCTGGGACGGCCGCATGCTCGATCGCAGCTTCATGGATGGCGCGGCAATGTACCAGCGCCCGCCGCGCGGTGACCTCGCGTACTTCCGTCGCGCGCGCCGCCTGCTGCAGGCGCTGCACCGCCACGGCGTGGCCCACAACGACCTGGCCAAGGAAGCCAACTGGCTGGTGCGCGCCGACGGCACGCCCGCGGTGATCGATTTCCAGCTCGCCGTGCGCGGCGCGCCGCGCTCGCGCTGGATGCGCCTGCTGGCGCGCGAGGACCTGCGCCACCTCCTCAAGCACAAGCGCACCTATTGCCCCGACCGGATCACGCCCGTGGAGCGGCGCGTGCTGAAGCGCACCTCCTGGCTGCGCGACGCCTGGTTCGCCAGCGGCAAGCCGGTGTACCGCTTTGTCACCCGCAGGCTCCTCAAGTGGGAAGACAACGAAGGCCAGGGCCCCAAGCCTTGA
- a CDS encoding DUF192 domain-containing protein, giving the protein MRQLFIAFLVASMSLLTTACASSSAWVELAGERFTVEIADDDEERARGLMFRDELADGHGMLFIHEREERQAYWMKNTRIALDILYFDAALRLVSQQRDVPPCSAGDRCPPYPSRKPARYVLELNAGEARRMNLEDGAVLRLGPGVGTAP; this is encoded by the coding sequence ATGCGTCAGCTGTTTATTGCGTTCCTTGTTGCATCCATGTCCCTGCTCACCACTGCATGCGCGAGCTCCAGCGCATGGGTTGAGCTGGCCGGCGAGCGGTTTACGGTGGAAATCGCCGATGACGATGAAGAACGCGCTCGCGGACTGATGTTCCGCGATGAATTGGCCGATGGCCACGGAATGCTGTTCATTCACGAGCGCGAGGAGCGCCAGGCGTACTGGATGAAGAACACGCGGATCGCGCTCGACATCCTGTACTTCGATGCAGCGCTGCGGCTGGTCTCCCAGCAGCGCGATGTCCCGCCCTGCTCCGCGGGCGACCGCTGCCCGCCCTACCCGAGCCGCAAGCCTGCGCGCTATGTACTCGAGCTCAACGCCGGCGAGGCACGGCGCATGAACCTGGAGGATGGCGCGGTGCTGCGCCTGGGCCCCGGCGTCGGCACGGCGCCCTGA
- a CDS encoding acetylornithine transaminase yields MAHDTATTASHDLIALGDRHYLPVYRQRQVVLERGQGARLWDRDGRDYVDFAAGIAVCGLGHNDPDLVAALVEQAGKLWHTSNVFHSEPPLRLAQELVEASRFAERVFLCNSGAEANEAAIKLVRKWASARGRAPDRRVIVSFRGSFHGRTLAAVTATAQPKYQAGYEPLPGGFRYVDFNDVAQLESAMAGGDVAAVLLEPIQGEGGVMPAAPGFLQAVRALCDRHDALLVLDEIQCGMGRTGALFAHWQDHVVPDIVTLAKALGGGFPVGAMLAGGKVAAAMQFGDHGTTFGGNPLAAAVARVALRKLASAEIAANVERQSLALRAGLAALDDGRGLFAAIRGRGLMLGAVLAPAFAGRAGEILDHAAAHGLLLLQAGPDVLRFVPALNISDEEVADGLQRLGAALREFHVP; encoded by the coding sequence ATGGCGCACGACACCGCTACCACCGCGTCCCACGACCTGATCGCCCTAGGCGATCGCCACTACCTGCCGGTCTACCGCCAGCGTCAGGTGGTGCTGGAGCGTGGCCAGGGCGCGCGACTCTGGGACCGCGACGGCCGCGACTACGTGGATTTCGCCGCCGGCATCGCCGTGTGTGGCCTCGGCCACAACGATCCCGACCTGGTCGCCGCGCTGGTCGAGCAGGCCGGCAAGCTCTGGCACACCAGCAATGTCTTCCACAGCGAGCCGCCGCTGCGCCTGGCGCAGGAGCTGGTGGAGGCCTCGCGCTTCGCCGAGCGCGTGTTCCTGTGCAATTCCGGCGCCGAGGCCAACGAGGCGGCGATCAAGCTGGTGCGCAAGTGGGCCAGCGCCCGGGGGCGGGCGCCCGACCGGCGCGTGATCGTCAGCTTCCGCGGCAGTTTCCACGGACGCACGCTGGCCGCGGTCACCGCCACCGCGCAGCCGAAGTACCAGGCGGGCTACGAGCCGTTGCCGGGCGGGTTCCGCTACGTGGATTTCAACGACGTCGCGCAGCTGGAGTCGGCCATGGCCGGCGGTGACGTGGCGGCGGTGCTGCTGGAACCGATCCAGGGCGAGGGCGGGGTGATGCCGGCCGCCCCCGGCTTCCTGCAGGCGGTGCGCGCGCTGTGCGACCGCCACGACGCGCTGCTGGTGCTCGACGAGATCCAGTGCGGCATGGGCCGCACCGGCGCGCTGTTCGCGCATTGGCAGGACCATGTGGTCCCGGACATCGTCACCCTGGCCAAGGCGCTGGGCGGCGGGTTTCCGGTTGGCGCGATGCTGGCTGGCGGCAAGGTGGCCGCGGCGATGCAATTCGGCGACCACGGCACCACCTTTGGCGGCAATCCACTGGCCGCGGCCGTGGCGCGGGTGGCGCTGCGCAAGCTGGCGTCTGCCGAAATTGCCGCCAATGTCGAACGGCAGTCGCTGGCGCTGCGTGCAGGGCTGGCCGCGCTTGACGATGGACGTGGCCTGTTCGCGGCCATCCGCGGCCGCGGTCTGATGCTGGGCGCGGTGCTGGCACCGGCGTTTGCCGGGCGCGCCGGCGAGATCCTCGACCACGCCGCCGCGCATGGCCTGCTGCTGCTGCAGGCCGGCCCCGACGTGCTGCGCTTCGTGCCGGCATTGAACATCAGCGACGAAGAAGTGGCGGATGGGCTGCAGCGGCTCGGTGCGGCGCTGCGCGAGTTCCACGTGCCTTGA
- the hemL gene encoding glutamate-1-semialdehyde 2,1-aminomutase, whose translation MKTDRSHALFTRARALMPGGVNSPVRAFRSVGGEPFFAARAEGAYIEDVDGNRYIDYVGSWGPMVVGHNHPAVLDAVVRTARDGLSFGVPNALEVTMAETLTRLVPSMDMVRMVNSGTEATLSAIRLARGATGRGRIVKFEGCYHGHGDSFLVKAGSGALTLGVPDSPGVPKALADLTLTLPYNDFDAATALFDACGDEIAGLIVEPVVGNANCLPPRPGFLQHLRTLCTRHGTVLIFDEVMTGFRVALGGAQARYGVVPDLSTFGKVIGGGMPVGAYGGRRDLMELIAPAGPVYQAGTLSGNPVAMAAGLAMLGLVQAPGFHDELERRTNLLCDGLESAAHDAGVAFTTQRVGGMFGMFFSSEQVDTYAQAMACDREAFNRFFHAMLERGVYLAPSAFEAGFMSGAHDDTVVAATIAAAREAFAVAKG comes from the coding sequence ATGAAGACCGACCGTTCCCACGCCCTGTTCACCCGCGCCCGCGCACTGATGCCCGGCGGCGTGAACTCGCCGGTGCGCGCGTTCCGCTCGGTTGGCGGCGAGCCGTTCTTCGCCGCGCGCGCCGAAGGCGCGTACATCGAGGACGTCGATGGCAACCGCTACATCGACTATGTCGGCTCGTGGGGCCCGATGGTGGTCGGCCACAACCATCCCGCCGTGCTGGACGCCGTGGTGCGCACCGCGCGCGACGGCCTGTCGTTCGGCGTGCCCAATGCCCTTGAAGTCACCATGGCCGAGACGCTGACCCGCCTGGTGCCGTCGATGGACATGGTGCGCATGGTCAACTCGGGCACCGAGGCGACGCTGTCGGCCATCCGCCTGGCACGCGGCGCCACCGGGCGCGGGCGGATCGTGAAGTTCGAGGGCTGCTACCACGGCCATGGCGACTCGTTCCTGGTGAAGGCCGGCAGCGGCGCGCTGACCCTCGGCGTACCGGACTCACCGGGCGTGCCCAAGGCGCTGGCCGATCTCACGCTCACCCTGCCCTACAACGACTTCGACGCCGCCACCGCGCTGTTCGACGCCTGTGGCGACGAGATCGCGGGCCTGATCGTGGAGCCGGTGGTCGGCAATGCCAACTGCCTGCCGCCGCGCCCGGGGTTCCTGCAGCACCTGCGCACGCTGTGCACGCGGCACGGCACTGTGCTGATCTTCGACGAGGTGATGACCGGCTTCCGCGTCGCCCTCGGCGGCGCGCAGGCGCGTTACGGCGTGGTCCCGGATCTAAGCACCTTCGGCAAGGTGATCGGCGGCGGCATGCCGGTCGGTGCCTACGGCGGACGCCGCGACCTGATGGAGCTGATCGCGCCGGCCGGGCCGGTCTACCAGGCCGGCACGCTGAGCGGAAACCCGGTGGCGATGGCTGCGGGCCTTGCGATGCTCGGACTCGTGCAGGCGCCCGGTTTCCACGATGAACTCGAGCGTCGCACCAACCTGCTGTGCGACGGGCTCGAATCCGCGGCGCACGATGCCGGCGTGGCGTTCACCACGCAGCGGGTCGGCGGCATGTTCGGGATGTTCTTCAGCAGCGAACAGGTCGACACCTACGCGCAGGCCATGGCCTGCGACCGCGAGGCGTTCAACCGTTTCTTCCACGCCATGCTCGAACGTGGCGTCTATCTGGCACCGTCGGCGTTCGAGGCCGGCTTCATGTCCGGTGCGCACGACGACACGGTGGTCGCGGCGACGATTGCCGCGGCGCGCGAGGCATTCGCCGTCGCCAAGGGCTGA